From the Pectobacterium carotovorum genome, one window contains:
- a CDS encoding FGGY-family carbohydrate kinase: MDYYIGIDIGTSKVKSVLFDADFNELLIASANTVTYSPQPGHAEQNMHHVWDGVLSTLKTLAASPQLHHGRVRAIGLTGQGEGVWLSDRHGQPIRQAILWSDTRTAEQVHQLKQRPNLEATLFPETGSPLLPCNSAQQLCWLAQHQPDALNNADYFFFAKDWVRFRLTGQANLELTDAGTSLLDLNSETLSKTVLDKLDLHTIRPLFPPLLYPDDIAGTLSDAVAAQTGLPAGIPVCAGALDVSAAALGIGAIHDGDIFTILGTTCCTGIVCQGLTQVSLQTRFVAHAWPGHYLNLFAMQSGTPNIDWALSTLADDADFQTINARIARVPPGSGGVFYQPYLNGERAPFYNTSARAGFFGIEQSTTNAHLLRAVFEGLAYAITDALSGYPAHGDLYIAGGGAASAIWLQIIADCTGRQVIASSVKELSACGAARLAALSIGESANLVPAINAQASTFLPDADAHRHYQTLFPVFRQLRDQLQPLWQARAQALNALENHSAAYSHTVPTSQESLTS; this comes from the coding sequence ATGGATTACTACATTGGCATTGATATCGGGACCTCAAAGGTCAAATCGGTGTTATTCGATGCCGATTTCAACGAACTGCTGATTGCGTCAGCCAACACCGTTACCTACTCTCCGCAGCCCGGCCACGCTGAGCAAAATATGCACCATGTCTGGGACGGCGTACTTTCCACCCTAAAAACGCTGGCCGCTTCGCCGCAGCTTCATCACGGGCGTGTACGCGCCATCGGGCTGACCGGCCAAGGCGAAGGGGTCTGGCTGAGCGATCGCCACGGGCAACCTATCCGGCAAGCCATCCTCTGGAGCGATACCCGCACGGCGGAACAGGTTCATCAGCTTAAACAGCGACCGAACCTGGAAGCGACGCTCTTTCCCGAAACCGGCTCTCCCCTGCTCCCTTGCAACAGCGCGCAGCAGTTGTGCTGGCTGGCACAGCATCAGCCGGATGCGCTGAACAATGCCGATTACTTCTTTTTTGCCAAAGACTGGGTACGCTTTCGACTAACGGGACAGGCGAATCTGGAACTGACGGATGCGGGGACGTCGCTGCTGGATCTGAATAGCGAAACGCTGTCAAAAACCGTGCTGGATAAGCTGGACTTACACACCATCAGACCGCTTTTTCCGCCGTTGCTTTATCCCGATGACATCGCCGGCACGCTCAGCGACGCCGTCGCCGCACAAACGGGTCTGCCAGCAGGCATCCCCGTCTGCGCAGGCGCACTGGATGTGTCTGCCGCAGCGCTGGGCATCGGCGCTATTCACGACGGCGACATTTTCACCATTCTCGGCACCACCTGCTGCACTGGCATTGTGTGCCAGGGTTTAACGCAGGTGAGCCTGCAAACCCGGTTTGTCGCGCACGCCTGGCCAGGCCACTATCTCAACCTGTTCGCGATGCAGTCTGGCACGCCGAATATTGACTGGGCGCTAAGTACGCTGGCTGACGATGCCGATTTTCAGACCATCAACGCACGCATTGCTCGCGTGCCGCCCGGCAGCGGTGGCGTTTTCTATCAGCCTTACCTTAATGGCGAGCGTGCGCCGTTTTACAACACCTCAGCACGCGCAGGATTTTTTGGCATCGAGCAATCTACGACTAACGCGCATTTACTGCGCGCGGTCTTTGAGGGGCTCGCCTATGCGATTACCGATGCGCTCAGCGGTTACCCTGCCCACGGCGATCTCTACATCGCCGGTGGCGGTGCCGCCTCAGCGATTTGGCTGCAAATTATCGCAGACTGCACCGGACGGCAAGTGATAGCCAGCTCGGTCAAAGAGCTGAGCGCGTGCGGTGCCGCACGCCTTGCTGCTCTGTCTATCGGAGAAAGTGCCAACCTCGTTCCCGCCATCAACGCGCAGGCGTCAACGTTTCTCCCCGATGCCGACGCCCATCGGCATTATCAGACACTGTTTCCGGTTTTTCGCCAACTGCGCGATCAGCTACAGCCGCTCTGGCAGGCGCGGGCTCAGGCGCTTAATGCACTAGAGAACCACAGTGCAGCGTATTCGCACACAGTCCCAACTTCACAGGAAAGCCTTACCTCATGA
- a CDS encoding 2-hydroxyacid dehydrogenase, producing MKIVFTAEYGGSLDAFQALGELIVDGWAIGQPKLSEVALIRLAEDADVIITSYDDITARVIEACPHLRLIACTRANPVNIDIEAARRRGIPVLYTPGRNADAAAELTLALMLNAARHIPQAHSALKRGEFTRETDTALQTQNGLRQDVVWDVDKHSPYEVFKGGELRNKTLGIIGYGSIGHRVGKLARAFGMQLLIADPYVAAEEIDEPGIRKTTLDELFSQSDFVSLHLNSTPQTKGLVNLDRLRTMRPTAYLINTSRAAVVVEADLIAALREKWLAGAALDVYDSEPLWRHHPFITEFDNVVLTPHIAGATRETLVKHTAMIAADLQRFIRGEPLLYEWK from the coding sequence ATGAAGATCGTATTTACCGCCGAATATGGCGGCAGCCTCGATGCCTTTCAGGCGTTGGGGGAACTGATTGTGGACGGCTGGGCCATCGGTCAGCCCAAACTGAGCGAAGTAGCGCTGATTCGTCTGGCGGAGGACGCCGACGTCATCATCACCAGCTATGACGATATTACCGCTCGCGTCATTGAGGCTTGTCCTCACCTGCGGCTCATTGCCTGTACCCGCGCCAACCCGGTCAACATCGATATCGAGGCTGCACGCCGCCGGGGCATTCCGGTGCTTTACACGCCCGGACGCAATGCCGATGCCGCCGCAGAATTAACGCTGGCGCTGATGCTGAATGCCGCACGCCACATCCCTCAGGCCCATAGCGCACTAAAACGTGGGGAGTTCACGCGCGAAACCGACACCGCCTTACAGACGCAAAACGGGCTACGGCAGGATGTGGTGTGGGACGTAGACAAACACAGCCCGTATGAAGTTTTCAAAGGCGGCGAACTACGTAATAAGACGCTCGGCATCATCGGCTATGGCAGCATTGGTCATCGGGTCGGGAAGCTAGCGCGTGCCTTTGGGATGCAGTTGCTGATTGCCGATCCGTATGTCGCCGCCGAAGAGATCGACGAACCGGGCATACGCAAAACCACGCTGGATGAACTGTTTTCGCAGTCCGATTTCGTCAGCCTGCACCTGAACAGCACGCCGCAGACCAAAGGGCTGGTCAACCTCGACAGACTCAGAACCATGCGTCCCACCGCCTATCTGATCAACACCTCGCGTGCTGCTGTTGTTGTCGAAGCCGATCTGATCGCGGCGCTACGCGAAAAGTGGCTGGCGGGTGCCGCACTCGATGTTTACGACAGCGAACCGCTCTGGCGTCATCACCCGTTTATTACCGAATTTGATAACGTGGTACTCACGCCGCACATTGCCGGCGCGACGCGGGAGACGCTGGTGAAACACACCGCGATGATCGCCGCCGACCTGCAACGTTTCATCCGCGGCGAACCGCTGCTTTACGAATGGAAATAG
- a CDS encoding NADH:flavin oxidoreductase/NADH oxidase, whose translation MSALFQPFKLKEITLRNRIAVPPMCTYSANDGLINAWHQVHYASLARGGAGLVIVEATAVAPEGRISPRCTGIWNDEQAQAFAKVAKSIKDAGSVPGIQIAHAGRKASANIPWEGDDHIPAGDSRGWQTIAPSAEAFGANLSKQPQEMTLEDIARVRDDFVAAARRALEAGFEWLELHFAHGYLAQSFFSAHSNKRNDQYGGSFDNRSRFLLETLAAVRDVWPQHLPLTARFGVIEFDGRDEETLQESIELTRRFKAAGLDMLSVSIGFSTPEANVPWAPAFMGPIAKQVREQADLPVSSAWGFGTPELAEQAVASGQLDLVMVGKAHLANPHWSYQAARELGIERASWTLPAPYAHWLERY comes from the coding sequence ATGTCCGCACTGTTTCAACCCTTCAAACTGAAAGAGATTACGTTACGCAACCGCATTGCTGTTCCACCGATGTGTACCTATTCCGCGAATGATGGCCTGATCAACGCGTGGCATCAGGTGCATTATGCTTCGCTGGCGCGCGGTGGTGCCGGACTGGTTATCGTGGAAGCGACGGCGGTCGCTCCCGAAGGTCGCATTTCTCCGCGCTGTACCGGAATTTGGAATGATGAGCAGGCGCAGGCGTTTGCCAAGGTCGCCAAATCCATTAAGGATGCAGGCTCCGTGCCGGGCATTCAGATCGCACACGCTGGACGCAAAGCCAGCGCCAACATTCCCTGGGAAGGCGACGACCATATCCCTGCTGGCGACTCACGCGGCTGGCAGACCATCGCCCCTTCCGCAGAAGCTTTCGGCGCGAATCTGTCGAAGCAGCCGCAGGAAATGACGCTGGAAGATATCGCGCGCGTTCGTGACGACTTTGTTGCCGCGGCTCGCCGTGCGCTGGAAGCCGGGTTTGAATGGCTGGAACTGCACTTTGCTCACGGTTATCTGGCACAGAGTTTTTTCTCCGCTCACTCCAACAAACGTAACGATCAATACGGCGGCAGTTTTGACAATCGCAGCCGTTTTCTGCTGGAAACGCTGGCTGCCGTTCGTGACGTGTGGCCGCAACATTTGCCGCTGACCGCCCGTTTCGGCGTGATTGAGTTTGACGGACGTGATGAAGAAACCTTGCAGGAATCCATTGAGCTGACGCGTCGCTTTAAAGCCGCAGGGCTGGATATGCTGAGTGTCAGCATTGGTTTTTCTACGCCGGAAGCGAATGTTCCGTGGGCACCCGCCTTTATGGGGCCGATTGCTAAACAGGTACGCGAGCAGGCCGATCTTCCTGTCTCTTCCGCCTGGGGCTTCGGCACGCCGGAACTGGCTGAACAGGCTGTGGCATCGGGTCAGTTGGATCTGGTGATGGTGGGTAAAGCGCACTTGGCGAACCCGCACTGGAGCTATCAGGCCGCCCGCGAACTGGGCATCGAACGTGCCTCGTGGACGCTGCCAGCGCCTTACGCCCACTGGCTGGAGCGCTATTA
- a CDS encoding helix-turn-helix domain-containing protein, with the protein MRPFKHPAPDEFTLERVLYALSDPLRMEIVRHLAMQGEATCSELDGGRPKSSVSHHFRVLRDSGLLHTTNIGTTHINRLRRSEMQQRFPGLLDAILSQPAE; encoded by the coding sequence ATGAGACCTTTTAAGCATCCCGCACCCGATGAATTTACCCTTGAGCGCGTCCTGTACGCCTTGAGCGACCCTCTGCGCATGGAGATCGTCCGCCATCTAGCCATGCAGGGAGAGGCAACATGCAGCGAACTTGACGGCGGCCGCCCGAAATCCAGCGTGTCGCACCATTTTCGCGTATTGCGCGACTCGGGCCTGCTGCATACCACCAATATCGGCACCACGCACATCAATCGGCTGCGCCGCAGCGAAATGCAACAGCGCTTCCCCGGCCTGCTCGACGCCATTTTGTCTCAACCTGCCGAGTAA